One Archangium violaceum genomic window, GTCCACGGCGAGGATCTGCGTCACCTGCCGCGCGAAGCGCCGCCACGGGTTGGTGCGCCCCCCGCGCGCGAGCGTCATCTCCTTCGAGTGCTCCAGGTCCCTCGCCCAGCACGTCTCGAGCTGGGAGGCCAGGTGCCGGTCCGCCACCACCAACGAGCCCTCGCGCATGCGGTGCAGCGACAGCGCGTCCAGGTTGGTGGAGCCCACCACGCTCAGCCAGTCATCCACGAGCACCGTCTTCGAATGCATCATCGAGGGCTGGTACTCCCAGATGCGCACCCCACCCTTCAGCAGCTTCTCGTAGGTGGCGCGCTGCGAGGCGCGGACGATGCGCCAGTCATGCACGGGCCCCGCCGCGAGCACCCGCACATCCACGCCCTGCTTCCGCTTCTCCATCAACTGCTCGAGGATGGCGTTGGGCGGAGTGAAGTAGGCGTTGGCGATCCACAGGCGCTCTCGCGCCTCGGCGAACACCATGCGCAGCATGCGCTCGGCGTCGGAGATGCCGGAAGCCCCGATGCTCTCCACGAAGCCGGCGTGCGCATCCCCCATGGGCTCCATTTCCGGAAAGCAGCTCTCCGGAAGCAGCGCTCCACCACACTCCTGCCAGGCCCGCGCGAAGGTGAGCTGCATCTCGCGCACCGTGGGGCCCTCCACGCGCACGTGGGTGTCGCGCCACTCCTCGGGGCTGTCTCCCTGGCCCTGCCACGACTTCCAGATACCGAAGCCTCCGGTGAAGCCCCGCTTCCCGTCGATGATGACCAGCTTGTGGTGCGTGCGCCCGAACAGCCGCCCGAGCCACCTGCCCGACAGCGGCCGGAAGTAGTGCA contains:
- a CDS encoding phospholipase D-like domain-containing protein — translated: MGLPPGFGAFCHALYQSTRVKLEPGHRVELVENGAVFDELCRAIRQATESIHILVFIWRPSEPSNRLVEALCERARAGVACRVIVDPVGSEEVRGEHDFDPQVEQRLRDGGIEVHYFRPLSGRWLGRLFGRTHHKLVIIDGKRGFTGGFGIWKSWQGQGDSPEEWRDTHVRVEGPTVREMQLTFARAWQECGGALLPESCFPEMEPMGDAHAGFVESIGASGISDAERMLRMVFAEARERLWIANAYFTPPNAILEQLMEKRKQGVDVRVLAAGPVHDWRIVRASQRATYEKLLKGGVRIWEYQPSMMHSKTVLVDDWLSVVGSTNLDALSLHRMREGSLVVADRHLASQLETCWARDLEHSKEMTLARGGRTNPWRRFARQVTQILAVDR